GAATGATCGCGAACCATATCCTGTTTTGGGACCGTCATGCTCTTGCGCAACTAAAGGGTGAGCCCCCCACAAATCCGAACACCAATGACGAGACTTTCAACGACTTCAATCCTGTGAACTGGGCGAACACCGTACGCGATCTGGATACGGTGATGAACTCGCTCGAACAACTCGATCAGCAAGCCGATTCGGCTACGCTCCTCAGGATCGCTCCTACGATTGGGCGGATCAGCACACACAACGCCTACCATACCGGTCAGATCTTCTATGTCCGTAAGCTCCAGGGCACCCGGAAGCTCGATAACGATGTCAGCTGAAGCCTTTGATGCTTGGGGACTACGGAAATACCGGGTTGCCGGGCTCACTTGACTACCGCATCGCTGGAGTCAATACTCAGTGATGTATATGCATCATCGAAATGAATAAAATTCGGAGGGTTGTCCATGAAGTACATCAACTTGTGCCACTACATAGATGATTTGAATCGGGTCGCAGAGCTCAGGCCCGCGCACAGGCAATACATGGCGCAATTGGATTCAGAGAACAAGTTATGGGCGGCGGGTCCGTTTTCGGATGGCACGGGAGCACTCTTTATCTACGAGGCTGCGGATGCCCATGCGGCCGAAGAGATACTTCATGCCGACCCCTATTTCACGGGCGGCGCTTTAGGGAAGTTTGAACTGACTGCGTGGAATCCAGCCCTATATAACGCCGACTTACAGGGAGCTTCCTCGTAGTGCGTCCATCGGACTGACGTCGTGCGATCTTGGAATGGGCTCGACCTTAGGTCTGGCCTACTCTTCCACGGCGCACTCTGCTAGACGATCCAGTTCGGCGAGCAGTTTCCCGTATTCTCTCTGCCCAAATTTCCCGATGATATTCCGCTGTACTCTTTCCCAGCGTTTGTTGGCAACGGTTAGGAGTTTTCGTCCCTTCGCGGTTATCTCCGCCGTGCGAAACCGAGAGGTGCTCGCGTCTTCCGAGGTGAGCCACCCGTCTCGAATCATCGGCGCGATGGCGCGATACAGCGAGGTTCGATCCATCTCCATTTCCTCGGCGACGCGAACCAGAGGTTCTCCGACGCGTCGCGCAATACAGCGAAGCACAGCTAGTTGGGTAATGTTCACACCGGCCGGCGAGATGGTCGAGTCATAGTGTCGGCCCAATACTCGTGACACCTTCTTCACAGTGGTGCAGGCACAGGGGTCTATTCTCGATGGAAGTGATGTATACACATCGTCAATGTACCATAAACTGCCGCTCCAAGAGAAACAAGTATGATGTATATGCATCTTGACCGCGTCTTCGTCCATCCAAAGTTTGAATAGGAAAGGATACCGTCGTGGGGAACGCCCCAGACGTGCCACCTATCAGGAGCGTTCCGTGATTGATGAATATGTAGTGAAGCACTGTGAGCATGTGTGTACGAAGTCGTTTGAGGAAGTCGTCGAGGCATTTGAAGCTGCCGTCGGTGACGGCGATGATGGCAAATTCTTGAACGGCATGAAAGCTCTCTCCAGGGCAGACGATTGGGAGAGATTGTGTAAAGCAAGCTTTGGTCCGAGTGGTTTCCTCCACGTATTGACGTTCGATCACGGCCACTGGCTAAAGCTGTACGGAATTGAAGCTAAGGCGAAACAGTACACCTATGGCAATCCGCTTCTGGCGCACACGATGATCAAACACGACATCGGTGTCTGTTTTCAGGTGCCGTTCCACGTCCTGATCTACGAGACAGGGGAGGGCGAGGTACGGATTGCATACGATTTGCCATCCACCCTCATGGCTCGTCTTCATAACGATGAAGTGGATGAAGCCGCGCGCCAGATCGACCCTAAGGTCATTGCGTTTGTAGCGGGTCTTGCTGGCGCAGCCGCTTAAGTACCGAAGGAGATCGTATGAACATCGCCACTCAGACCGCTCATCAATTCACGGGAGTAAGGCTCCAAATCGATAGCCCCTTGGCATTTGACGAAGTGCTGCGCCGGCTCCACGAGCAAACGGGCGAATCGACCGTACCGCTCATCAACGAAATAGCGGCCAATAGCGTCTCTTCACAGGAGTTCGATGCCGAGGTGACAAGGCGCTTTGTGGGCCGGAGCGGCTTCATGATATTCGCAAAGATCGAGCACAGCACCTGGATCTCCCGGTATGGAATCAATCGGCGGGTGCTTCGCATTATCCTGGGCAACCCCCTCTTCGCCATCACCATGATGCGGGAGGACATTTCGGCAGGGCTTTTCGCTCCTGTGGAGACGCTGCTCGTCGAAAACGAACCGGGCTCTACGCTGTATTTCGTTCGGCCTTCCACATTGATGGTCACTGTTGACAATCCTCCCCTCCAAGTCGCTGCCCTCGAACTTGATCGCAAACTCGAACTCTTGGTTTCCAGCATTACCGGCCTCTGAGGAGAGACGGCTTCCCAACCTGGAATAAGCGAAGATCTGAAGGAGAATTGCATGAAAGCGATATATTTTGAGAAGTTTGGTACGCGCGACGTCTTGCAGTTTGGCGACAGGCCAGAACCTATACCCCAGAACAATGAATTACTCATCGACGTGGAGCGATCGAGCGTCAACTTCGTCGACATTCGGGAACGGCAAGGAACATACAATCGCCCGGAGACACACGTCGGAGGCATTCAGTTGCCACACGTCTCAGGCCTGCAGGCGGTGGGTAAAGTCGTTGCAGCCGCATCTGAAGGCGACAAGGTCTGGATTGGGAAGAAAGTAGTAGCCTATACACCGAATGGCGGGGGCTATGCCGAAAAGGTGGTCGCCAACCCGCGCTTCTGCGTTGAGATTCCTGAGTCAGCGAATGCTGATCTCTTTGCCGCTTTGCCCAACCAGGGGCTCACGGCATATCTGCTCTTGACCGCATCCACGCAGATTCAGTCCGGCGAGTCGGTGCTAGTTCAAGGTGCGTCAGGAGGCGTAGGGAGCCTCGCTGTTCAGATCGCGAAGATCCTTGGCGCTGGCGAAGTCATCGGGACCGCGAGCACAAGCGAAAAACTGGATTTTATCCGCAGTCTGGGTGCTGATGATGCAGTCGACTACACTCATGACGATTGGCCTCAACGTGTCCTTGAAAGCACCGGAGGGCTGGGCGTCGACGTGCTTCTCGAATCGATCGGCGGAGACATCTTCGAGCAGAACTTTGAGTGCCTTGCACCATTTGGCCGCTACATCATCTTTGGATCAACACGCGGTCCCGGTCAGCCCTTTGCGCCCCGCCGGCTCATGCAGAAGTCTCAAACCATGACAGGGTTCTACCTTCCCGTCTTCCTCGCGAAGCCGGAGCTTATTCACGCGGGAATGGAATTTCTGGTCAAAGCCACGTTGGAAGAGAAGCTTCGCCCTTCAATCGCCAAAGTGCTTCCGTTGAGCCAGACAGCTGAAGCGCATCGCCTTCTGGAAGACCGGGAAGTTCAGGGAACGATTCTTTTGGACACGACAAACGTCTGAGCCAAAGAAAGCCAATCGCCGCTTAACCCTGGCAACTCAAGGAGTGTGATGAGAAGAGAATGCAAATTTATCCTGCCTGTGTTGATAGGGATTGCCCTTAGCATCCTGCTTTCGGGCAGTGGCGTTTCCCAAACCGCAGCGCCAATGACGGAACTGGCGGGACCGCATGAGTCGGACGCATCCTTTGCCAACTATAAATTTCGCGATGGCGAAACGATCCCGCAGCTACGCATCCACTACGTCACTCTCGGAACTGCGCACCGAAACAGCCAGGGCGAGATCGATAATGCCGTCCTGGTTCTTCATTGGACGGGGGCGGATGGTCGGGATCTACTCGTTCCGATGTATCGAAAGGCGCTTTTCGACGAGGGGCGCCCTCTTGATTCACGCCGCTACTACCTCATCATTCCCGATAACGTGGGCCATGGGCAGTCCAGCAAACCGAGCGATGGATTGAAGGCACGCTTCCCTAACTACGGGTACAACGACATCGTAGACCTTCAACACAAGCTGGTCACAGAGATCCTCGGCATCAAACATCTTCATGCGATTTTAGGTATGTCGATGGGCGGTATGAACGCCTGGCAATGGGCCGAAGCTTATCCCACTGAGATCGATGGGATCATGCCAGTTGTCTGCCTGCCGGTCAAAGTCTCGGGACGAAATCTTCTATGGCGCCGCATGGTGATTGAAGACATCCGTTCCGATCCCATGTGGAACAACGGGAACTATACAAAGACACCGCAAGGCCTTGTTCATGGCTACGAACTGGTCCGGCTGATGATCGATGGCGTGCCACATTTCCAAGCCACGCTTGCCGATCCTACCGCAGTCAATCAGTTTCTCGATCAGGTTCACCAGCAAGCTGACAAAATTGATGCCAACGATTTGCTCTATTCGCTCAAGTCTTCGACCGATTACGATCCCGAACCTCACTTGAGCTCAATCCAAACCAAGGTGTTCGCACTGAACTTTAGCGATGATGAGTTCAATCCTGAAGGGCTTCACATCCTGGAGCACCAGATAGCCAAAGTGCCGCGTGCTCACTTCGTTGTGCAAGATGGCTCCGCAACGTCCTATGGGCATTTCACGATGGCTCATCCCGAGTTGTGGGCAGATCGCGTAGCGGACTTCATGCGCTCGATTGCAACACCCATCAGATAGGAGCAGAACATGTATCAAGATCAATCGGTGACGCTTCAGGTAACCCACGGCATGGCTCAACTCGAACCTGGGCTACGCATCCACTACGTGACCGCGGGAGGTGGCGATCGCACAGTCGTTCTTCTACACGGCTTTCCGCAGACCTGGTGGACGTGGCGTCGTCTCATTCCACTCCTTGTGCAGGCTGGTTATCGCGTCATTGCGCCCGACTATCGTGGTGCTGGCCACTCGTCGCGCCCCGCCGCAGGATACGCAAACGAACGATGGCAGGAGACATTCATTGTCTGCTGAAGGAGCATTTTAAGATTGAACGTCCGGTCGCACTGATAGGTCACGACATCGGGCTGATGGTTGCCTATGCCTATGC
This genomic stretch from Terriglobus saanensis SP1PR4 harbors:
- a CDS encoding YciI family protein, which codes for MKYINLCHYIDDLNRVAELRPAHRQYMAQLDSENKLWAAGPFSDGTGALFIYEAADAHAAEEILHADPYFTGGALGKFELTAWNPALYNADLQGASS
- a CDS encoding MarR family winged helix-turn-helix transcriptional regulator — its product is MDEDAVKMHIHHTCFSWSGSLWYIDDVYTSLPSRIDPCACTTVKKVSRVLGRHYDSTISPAGVNITQLAVLRCIARRVGEPLVRVAEEMEMDRTSLYRAIAPMIRDGWLTSEDASTSRFRTAEITAKGRKLLTVANKRWERVQRNIIGKFGQREYGKLLAELDRLAECAVEE
- a CDS encoding DUF302 domain-containing protein, which produces MIDEYVVKHCEHVCTKSFEEVVEAFEAAVGDGDDGKFLNGMKALSRADDWERLCKASFGPSGFLHVLTFDHGHWLKLYGIEAKAKQYTYGNPLLAHTMIKHDIGVCFQVPFHVLIYETGEGEVRIAYDLPSTLMARLHNDEVDEAARQIDPKVIAFVAGLAGAAA
- a CDS encoding DUF302 domain-containing protein, with protein sequence MNIATQTAHQFTGVRLQIDSPLAFDEVLRRLHEQTGESTVPLINEIAANSVSSQEFDAEVTRRFVGRSGFMIFAKIEHSTWISRYGINRRVLRIILGNPLFAITMMREDISAGLFAPVETLLVENEPGSTLYFVRPSTLMVTVDNPPLQVAALELDRKLELLVSSITGL
- a CDS encoding quinone oxidoreductase family protein, whose translation is MKAIYFEKFGTRDVLQFGDRPEPIPQNNELLIDVERSSVNFVDIRERQGTYNRPETHVGGIQLPHVSGLQAVGKVVAAASEGDKVWIGKKVVAYTPNGGGYAEKVVANPRFCVEIPESANADLFAALPNQGLTAYLLLTASTQIQSGESVLVQGASGGVGSLAVQIAKILGAGEVIGTASTSEKLDFIRSLGADDAVDYTHDDWPQRVLESTGGLGVDVLLESIGGDIFEQNFECLAPFGRYIIFGSTRGPGQPFAPRRLMQKSQTMTGFYLPVFLAKPELIHAGMEFLVKATLEEKLRPSIAKVLPLSQTAEAHRLLEDREVQGTILLDTTNV
- a CDS encoding alpha/beta fold hydrolase — protein: MRRECKFILPVLIGIALSILLSGSGVSQTAAPMTELAGPHESDASFANYKFRDGETIPQLRIHYVTLGTAHRNSQGEIDNAVLVLHWTGADGRDLLVPMYRKALFDEGRPLDSRRYYLIIPDNVGHGQSSKPSDGLKARFPNYGYNDIVDLQHKLVTEILGIKHLHAILGMSMGGMNAWQWAEAYPTEIDGIMPVVCLPVKVSGRNLLWRRMVIEDIRSDPMWNNGNYTKTPQGLVHGYELVRLMIDGVPHFQATLADPTAVNQFLDQVHQQADKIDANDLLYSLKSSTDYDPEPHLSSIQTKVFALNFSDDEFNPEGLHILEHQIAKVPRAHFVVQDGSATSYGHFTMAHPELWADRVADFMRSIATPIR
- a CDS encoding alpha/beta fold hydrolase → MYQDQSVTLQVTHGMAQLEPGLRIHYVTAGGGDRTVVLLHGFPQTWWTWRRLIPLLVQAGYRVIAPDYRGAGHSSRPAAGYANERWQETFIVC